Proteins from one Triticum aestivum cultivar Chinese Spring chromosome 7A, IWGSC CS RefSeq v2.1, whole genome shotgun sequence genomic window:
- the LOC543490 gene encoding glycine-rich RNA-binding protein RZ1A — MSDADDYRCFVGSLSWNTTDVDLKDAFGKFGRVTETKVVLDKFSGRSRGFGFVTFDDKKAMEEAVEAMNGIDLDGRNITVERAQPQGSGRDRDGDRDYRGGGDRYGGGRDFGGGRGGGRGGGGDCYKCGKPGHFARECPSGDGGDRYGSRDDRYSSRDDRYSSRDDRYSSRDDRYGGRDGARDDKYGGSNGSSRYGPDRGGDRYSGSRDGGSRGSGGGDRYSRDRSGPYDRRSRDEY, encoded by the exons ATGTCGGACGCAGATGATTACCGTTGCTTCGTTGGCAGTCTGTCATGGAACACAACTGATGTGGATCTGAAGGATGCTTTTGGGAAATTTGGTCGAGTTACTGAGACAAAG GTGGTTCTTGACAAGTTCTCTGGCCGATCACGTGGCTTTGGATTTGTGACTTTTGATGACAAGAAGGCCATGGAAGAAGCTGTTGAGGCTATGAATGGAATTGATTTGGATGGAAGGAATATTACTGTTGAAAGAGCACAACCTCAAGGTTCAGGCAGGGACCGTGATGGAGATCGAGACTATCGTGGTGGTGGTGACCGCTATGGTGGTGGCCGTGATTTTGGTGGCGgtcgtggtggtggtcgtggtggtggcGGTGATTGCTACAAATGTGGCAAGCCTGGTCATTTTGCAAGGGAGTGCCCATCTGGTGATGGTGGGGACAGGTATGGTAGCAGGGATGACAGGTACAGTAGCAGGGATGACAGGTACAGTAGCAGGGATGACAGGTACAGTAGTAGGGATGACAGGTATGGTGGCAGGGATGGTGCAAGGGATGACAAGTATGGTGGTAGCAACGGCAGCAGTCGCTATGGGCCTGACCGTGGTGGTGATCGCTATTCTGGAAGTCGTGATGGAGGAAGCCGCGGCAGTGGTGGCGGTGATCGATACAGCCGTGACAGGTCTGGACCGTATGATCGTCGCAGCCGAGATGAATACTGA